The sequence GGGAGTTATGAGCGAGTGTTTCATGCAGAGGGGTTGGCGAGTGGCGTATATCTCTGCCAACTCAAATCAGGAAGCTTTGTTCAGACAAAGAAACTCCTGCTGTTGAGATAGTGTCACCTGATACCACAGATGTAGGAGAAACAATGATTTTGCCACCAGCAAGGATTGAGAATGAACAGGCTTAATGCTAGACTCATTTGTATCGGGCTCTGTCTCCAGCTTTCTTTCCCATCATTCACTCAATACACATGGAGGCCCACGGCTGGCCCTGAAAAACCCACAAAAGTGCTTACGATATTTGCAGAACCAGATAGTCCCGTTCTTGTAGGCCTCCAAGGGGATGGCCTATATCGCAAAACAACCAGTGACTCAAATTGGTCTCCCAGCGGATTGAACAACCTTAGTATCTATACACTTTTAAGAAAGGCGGGTGGCCCTCTTCTTGCAGGCGCATCACAAGGCATCTTCCGTTCTGACGATAATGGCAATACATGGGCTCAGCTAGGACTTTCGAATTACGGAGTGAGCGCAATCTGCCTTGTGAACGAGGCTGCTGTGGTCGCGGGAACGCAACCTATCGGCGTTGGCGTTAGCTATCTTTTTCTCTCCACCAACTTCGGAGGCAGCTGGGATCAAGTTGGATCCCTAAATGGCTATGTTCCGTTTTCCGCACTAGTCAAAACGCCGCTTCATAGCATTCTTGCAGGAAGCAACGGCCGTGGCGTCTTTCGCAGTGTCGACGGCGGCTCTACTTGGCCACCCAGTAACAATGGACTGCCTACCCAGAGTATCACAAGCCTGCTTGTTACGGAAAACGGGGATGTGCTCTGCGGAACAAGTAGCGGGATCTTTCGTTCGACGGACGATGGAATGAGTTGGCTACCAACATCTCTTGCAAACGGGCAAATCAATGGATTGAGTGGGAACCCTACCACGAATCACGTCCTTGCGTCTACATATGGGGGTGGAGTGTACAGATCAACTGACAATGGAATAAGCTGGCAATCACTTGGGCAGAGTTTCTACAATGTCCTCTCCGCCATTGAATTAGCAAACGATAGCATGCTCATTGGAACCGAAAAAAACGGGGTTTTTGCAACGATAGACGCAGGCTTATCATGGTTTTCCAACAATGGCGGATTCAAGAAGGCGTCCGTTACAGCCTTGGTAGTTACACCGAGTGGCTATGTCCTCGCGGGCCGTAGTGGGCCCGGTGCCGGTGGCGTGGGAGGAACCGGCGGCGGCATGTTCCGATCTACAGACCGCGGCGAACACTGGATTCAGACATCCGCCACTGCATATTCATCTCACAGCATCACATTGAAAAACAACAACACCGTATTCTACAGTGCAACGGTTGGCATCTACCGTTCAACAGATGAAGGGGCAACATGGGGCTGGTCTGCGCATGTAGATAAGTATATTAATGGCATAGCTGTTGACACGAACGGCAACGTCTACGCCACTGCACAATGGGCCACATATCCCGGCTCATTCAGAGCTTTCTATCGGTCAACCGATGACGGGTCAACGTGGGTTGACATAGGTGCATGTCTCGACAACCCTGGCTTTCTTGCAAGGAGTTTGAGGAACGAGTTCTTCGGTGTCACATCCCAAAACTCTCCTTATTATGCAATGTTCTACAGAAGAAGCGTAAGCTCGGGATGCACTCCCGTGCACACGGGTCTTCCCAATGCCACGGGAGTTCGAGCGGTGGCGTTTTCGCAGAATGGTTTCACGTTTGTGGCACATGACAGTGGTGTGTATCGCTCAACGAACAATGGGGGGCTTTGGACTGGAATGAATGCGGGCCTCCCGTCACGCGTTGCTCTTTGCCTCGCATTCAACAGAGGCGAACATCTTTTTGTCGGTACAGCGGGCGGGGGTGTGTTTCGATCGACAGACCTCGGCGAAACCTGGACAATAATGAACGAAGGATTGACGGATCTCACCGTGAGATCCCTTGCTACCGACGCCTCCGGCTACCTCTTTGCAGGAACTGATGACGGGGTGTTCAGGACAACCAGCACAACAACAGAAGTCATCCAACAAACAGGTTCTGCTACAACTATGTTTACCCTTGAACAGAACTATCCCAACCCCTTCAACCCGAGGACAACAATCAAATTCCAAATTCCTCAGTCATCCTTCGTCACTCTCAGAGTCTTCGACTTGCTCGGCAGAGAAGTGGCAACGTTAGTGGATGAGGTGATGCAGCCGGGGAGTTATGAGCGGGTGTTTCATGCGGAGGGGTTGGCGAGCGGGGTGTATGTGTATCAACTGAGAGGCGGAGGTTCCGTGCAATCGCGAAAGCTCCTGCTCCTCAGATAGCAAGACATTTCCAACGAATAAGAAAGCGCTACAGGTATGAAGACATTGGCCGCTTCACTCTTGATTCTTGTTGCCACACTGCCGCTTTTTGGTCAGCAGCAGTTTGATATAGTCTATCTCGCCGACCCGCAAGTTGTGTGCGACCTTGACTGGCTTCACAGGATGAAAACCGACTGGCATGCAACGGCTATTAACCTGCGTATTAGATGGCATGAAGTTGAAGATGCAAGCCATCGCCTCAATTGGCAACTGGTGGATAGAGCCTTGCGGATCATCGATTCCGCCGGTCTGGGAATCTACATCCGAGTGAGTATGAACGTCATAAATCCCGCCTGGTACGGCGAGTATTCATTTGACGATTTCCATCAGCGATACGACAGCACATACTATCTCCGTCCCTATTGGGATCTTCCGGAACGATCATATCGCAGGATGCTGAACTTCCGTGCGCCAAAGGCTCGAAAAGCACAAGTGGCTTTTTTTAGGGCAGTCGTCGCCCATCTTAACAGCTCCCCCTACGCCCGCAAGATCACGCTGATCGTTCCAACAATCAGTGTTGATGACGAGTCAGAGTACCCGACACATACACTCGTTGAGGTCAACGGGAAACTCACCGACGTTACGATGATGAGCGGGTACAGTGCCCATGAAATCAATGCATTTATCTCGTACGTCCGCAAGAAATACAGACAGTTGGGCACCCTTAACAGGGCATGGGGATCGGCATTT is a genomic window of Bacteroidota bacterium containing:
- a CDS encoding T9SS type A sorting domain-containing protein, which encodes MYRSTDNGISWQSLGQSFYNVLSAIELANDSMLIGTEKNGVFATIDAGLSWFSNNGGFKKASVTALVVTPSGYVLAGRSGPGAGGVGGTGGGMFRSTDRGEHWIQTSATAYSSHSITLKNNNTVFYSATVGIYRSTDEGATWGWSAHVDKYINGIAVDTNGNVYATAQWATYPGSFRAFYRSTDDGSTWVDIGACLDNPGFLARSLRNEFFGVTSQNSPYYAMFYRRSVSSGCTPVHTGLPNATGVRAVAFSQNGFTFVAHDSGVYRSTNNGGLWTGMNAGLPSRVALCLAFNRGEHLFVGTAGGGVFRSTDLGETWTIMNEGLTDLTVRSLATDASGYLFAGTDDGVFRTTSTTTEVIQQTGSATTMFTLEQNYPNPFNPRTTIKFQIPQSSFVTLRVFDLLGREVATLVDEVMQPGSYERVFHAEGLASGVYVYQLRGGGSVQSRKLLLLR